In one window of Poriferisphaera corsica DNA:
- a CDS encoding CBS domain-containing protein encodes MGPDILDQPISTYMHEPQTVVCANETVRDAIQTLRQSKVEQTITYLYVVDNHEKSRLVGVLPTRRLLLADSDDTLLGDIMLTDVQQLDENTTMGEALRMFDAHKYLALPVINHNGRLLGVIDVGVFMDEVGDLDHMERLQESFQIIGMRVQQVEQGNALRGYALRMPWLFVNIAGGLICAAIATAFSEVLDKVVVLAAFIPLVLALNESISIQSLSISLQQIGTMRETIQRLIREFIKESKTAAMLALTSCLVVGIASIFWPGNHWPPIVIAFSILLSMVVTALYGLLIPKLLHALNLDPKVAAGPVVLMMADVTTLIVYLGIGTAILL; translated from the coding sequence ATGGGGCCAGATATTCTCGATCAACCAATCAGCACGTACATGCATGAACCCCAAACGGTTGTCTGTGCCAATGAAACCGTCCGCGACGCCATCCAAACACTCCGTCAATCCAAAGTCGAACAAACCATCACCTACCTCTACGTCGTAGACAACCACGAAAAAAGCCGCCTCGTCGGCGTCCTACCAACCCGTAGACTACTCCTCGCAGACTCCGACGACACCCTCCTCGGCGACATCATGCTCACAGATGTCCAACAACTCGACGAAAACACCACGATGGGCGAAGCACTCCGTATGTTTGACGCCCACAAGTACCTCGCCCTCCCAGTCATCAACCACAATGGCCGACTCCTCGGCGTCATCGACGTCGGCGTTTTCATGGACGAAGTCGGCGACCTCGACCACATGGAACGACTCCAGGAATCATTCCAAATCATCGGTATGCGTGTTCAGCAAGTCGAGCAAGGCAACGCCCTCCGAGGCTACGCACTCCGCATGCCCTGGCTCTTCGTCAACATCGCCGGCGGCCTCATCTGTGCCGCCATCGCCACCGCATTCTCCGAAGTCCTCGACAAAGTCGTCGTCCTCGCCGCATTCATCCCCCTCGTCCTCGCCCTCAACGAATCCATCTCCATCCAATCCCTTTCCATCTCACTCCAGCAAATCGGCACCATGCGCGAAACCATACAGCGCCTGATTAGAGAATTCATCAAAGAATCCAAAACCGCCGCAATGCTCGCACTCACCAGCTGCCTCGTCGTCGGCATCGCCTCCATCTTCTGGCCCGGCAACCACTGGCCCCCCATCGTCATCGCCTTCAGCATCCTCCTCAGCATGGTCGTCACCGCGCTCTACGGCCTGCTCATCCCCAAACTACTTCACGCACTCAACCTCGACCCCAAAGTCGCCGCCGGCCCCGTCGTCCTCATGATGGCCGACGTCACAACCCTCATCGTCTACCTCGGCATCGGCACAGCCATCCTCCTCTAA
- a CDS encoding class II fumarate hydratase — protein sequence MSETRIEKDSMGEMTVPADALYGASTARAVDNFPIANLPVPADVIHAFGHLKAACAQANKELGRLDAKIADVIIESANEVAEGKYDEHFPVDIYQTGSGTSTNMNGNEVIANIANDKLGFGVGAKGQEGAVHPNDHVNMGQSSNDTFPTGMHIAGALTISQNLIPGLKYLHAELAAKAKAWDGIVKIGRTHLMDATPIRVGQVFAGYARQVELGIDRATWALKEMLVNMPIGGTAVGTGINTHPDFAKKVCAALSAKLGVEFLEAEDHCEAQAAKDAFVSAHGHLKTIATSFTKIANDIRHLGSGPRCSIFELSLPAIQPGSSIMPGKVNPVICESMMQVACRVIGNDAAVNASALGGVGSIFELNVAMPVMIDAFLQSVTLLANVSNVFVDKLLKGLEVNEERCTELIDQSLMMCTSLAPEIGYDPAAALAKQAFKEGKTIRQLATEQKLVEPAKLAELLDPDKMTRPS from the coding sequence ATGAGTGAAACACGTATTGAAAAAGATTCTATGGGCGAAATGACGGTGCCAGCGGATGCGCTTTATGGTGCATCGACGGCTCGTGCTGTTGACAACTTCCCCATCGCTAACTTGCCTGTACCAGCGGACGTGATCCATGCATTTGGTCACTTGAAGGCTGCTTGTGCTCAGGCGAATAAAGAATTGGGCCGCCTTGATGCGAAGATTGCTGATGTGATCATCGAGTCAGCGAACGAAGTTGCTGAAGGTAAATATGACGAGCACTTCCCGGTTGACATTTATCAGACCGGTTCTGGTACCTCAACGAACATGAACGGCAACGAAGTGATCGCAAATATTGCGAACGACAAGCTCGGCTTCGGTGTTGGTGCTAAGGGTCAAGAAGGTGCTGTACACCCGAACGACCATGTCAACATGGGGCAGTCATCGAACGACACATTCCCAACGGGTATGCATATTGCGGGTGCTTTGACAATCAGCCAAAACTTGATTCCTGGATTGAAGTATCTTCATGCTGAGTTGGCTGCCAAGGCGAAGGCATGGGACGGGATTGTGAAGATTGGCCGCACACACTTGATGGACGCGACACCGATTCGTGTGGGTCAGGTCTTTGCTGGTTATGCTCGCCAAGTAGAACTTGGTATTGATCGTGCAACATGGGCGTTGAAGGAAATGCTCGTGAACATGCCAATCGGTGGTACAGCTGTTGGTACTGGTATCAACACTCACCCTGATTTTGCGAAGAAGGTTTGTGCCGCACTTTCCGCTAAGCTCGGTGTTGAATTCCTCGAAGCAGAAGATCACTGTGAAGCGCAAGCAGCGAAGGATGCATTCGTTTCTGCTCACGGTCACCTGAAAACAATCGCAACTTCATTCACGAAGATTGCAAACGATATTCGCCACCTCGGCTCAGGCCCACGTTGTTCAATCTTTGAACTTTCGTTGCCAGCGATTCAGCCGGGCTCATCAATCATGCCTGGTAAGGTGAACCCAGTTATCTGTGAGTCGATGATGCAGGTTGCTTGCCGCGTGATCGGTAATGATGCAGCTGTTAACGCTTCAGCACTCGGCGGTGTGGGTTCGATCTTCGAGCTTAACGTTGCAATGCCTGTGATGATTGATGCGTTCCTGCAGTCAGTTACACTGCTTGCTAACGTTTCCAACGTGTTCGTTGACAAGCTCCTCAAGGGTCTTGAAGTGAACGAAGAGCGTTGTACCGAGTTGATCGATCAGTCACTGATGATGTGTACTTCACTTGCACCTGAGATCGGTTACGACCCAGCAGCAGCTCTTGCGAAGCAGGCATTCAAAGAAGGCAAGACCATCCGTCAGCTCGCGACTGAGCAGAAGCTTGTTGAGCCAGCGAAGCTCGCAGAACTTCTCGATCCAGATAAGATGACTCGCCCAAGCTAA
- a CDS encoding cation:proton antiporter, protein MHNALNIFEIGAILISLVAILAYLNAKILKLPATIGLMLLALLFSFGLFAYEKFGPAGHDLELWISNLLSAIDFNKTLLQGMLGYLLFAGALHVNLGDLKQQRWVIALLATVGVLTTTGIVGAVMYYVTGLMGLEIKFVYCLLFGALIAPTDPIAVLSILKSLGAPKTLETKITGESLFNDGVGVVVFLAILGFAIPTGGHEVGGKEIAILFFKETGGGALFGLLLGLVGYVMMRSLDEYKTEILISLAMVTGGYALCTALHISGPIAMVVAGLFIGNHGRAFAMSDTTRENLDLFWELVDEILNAVLFVLIGIEVLIVKLTGQYVLAGLIAIPIVLAARFISVSGTVKVVKTVRQREFTNHAVKVMTWAGLRGGISVALALSLQNMLKANSGAFDLRGDAAAGDLIVTMTYVVVVFSILVQGLTVGGMMRRLGLSSGARTKTH, encoded by the coding sequence TTGCATAACGCTCTAAATATTTTTGAAATCGGCGCGATCCTCATCAGCCTCGTTGCGATCCTGGCATACCTCAACGCAAAAATCCTCAAACTCCCCGCAACCATCGGCCTCATGCTCCTCGCCCTGCTCTTCTCATTCGGTCTGTTCGCCTACGAAAAATTCGGGCCCGCCGGCCACGATCTCGAACTCTGGATCTCAAACCTCCTCAGCGCCATCGACTTCAATAAAACACTCCTGCAAGGCATGCTCGGCTACCTGCTCTTCGCGGGCGCGCTGCACGTCAATCTCGGCGACCTCAAACAACAGCGCTGGGTCATCGCCCTGCTCGCCACCGTCGGCGTCCTCACCACCACCGGCATCGTCGGCGCAGTCATGTACTACGTCACAGGCCTCATGGGCCTTGAAATCAAATTCGTCTACTGCCTGCTCTTCGGTGCGCTCATCGCGCCAACCGATCCGATCGCGGTGCTGTCAATCCTCAAGTCACTTGGCGCACCCAAAACACTTGAAACCAAAATCACTGGCGAATCGCTTTTCAACGACGGCGTCGGTGTTGTCGTCTTCCTCGCCATCCTCGGCTTTGCGATCCCAACCGGCGGACATGAAGTGGGCGGCAAAGAAATCGCGATTCTCTTCTTCAAAGAAACCGGCGGCGGCGCACTCTTTGGTTTACTGCTCGGTTTAGTAGGCTACGTCATGATGCGCAGCCTAGATGAATACAAAACTGAGATCCTCATCTCACTCGCAATGGTGACCGGCGGTTATGCGCTATGTACTGCATTACATATCAGCGGACCGATCGCGATGGTGGTGGCTGGGTTGTTTATCGGGAATCATGGCCGCGCGTTTGCGATGAGCGATACGACTCGCGAGAACCTCGATTTATTCTGGGAATTGGTTGATGAGATTCTGAATGCAGTTTTGTTCGTGCTGATCGGGATTGAAGTATTGATTGTGAAACTGACAGGGCAATACGTGTTGGCAGGTTTGATTGCGATCCCGATCGTGTTGGCTGCCCGCTTCATCAGCGTGAGCGGAACGGTGAAAGTGGTGAAAACTGTTCGTCAACGCGAGTTTACGAATCACGCGGTGAAGGTGATGACCTGGGCAGGATTGCGAGGCGGAATCTCAGTTGCGTTGGCGTTGTCGCTGCAAAACATGCTCAAAGCAAACAGCGGCGCGTTTGATCTGCGCGGCGATGCGGCAGCGGGTGATCTGATCGTCACGATGACGTATGTCGTGGTCGTGTTCTCGATTCTGGTGCAAGGTTTAACGGTGGGAGGGATGATGCGCAGGTTGGGATTGAGCAGCGGGGCGCGCACAAAAACGCATTAG
- a CDS encoding PEP-CTERM sorting domain-containing protein yields MRKRSILLCAMLAVVGLVGPAQADIIAGFTVDTSATGWKPGDFPLDAEYGSGSFTVSHFDQTLQSNGDYYAIDHFSGTTLNRLEGTGSSRGMYIRGTSNGAQAIWSVSTDGYEDIQVSWAQKGTSTGFDSRVIEYSADGGNQWTHVETQSGTLSGTWAAYSLDLSSITQVDNNADFQFRITYDGATADTGRNRWDNFFVQGAVAAIPEPASLMLMGLGSLALVRRKKK; encoded by the coding sequence ATGAGGAAGAGATCAATATTATTGTGCGCCATGCTAGCTGTTGTTGGTTTAGTTGGCCCTGCGCAGGCAGATATTATTGCGGGTTTTACAGTGGATACGAGTGCGACGGGGTGGAAGCCGGGCGATTTCCCATTGGATGCTGAGTACGGATCGGGGAGTTTTACCGTTAGTCATTTCGACCAAACGTTACAATCTAACGGCGATTATTATGCGATCGATCATTTCTCTGGCACTACTTTAAATCGTCTAGAGGGAACGGGATCTTCAAGAGGCATGTACATTCGGGGTACATCCAACGGCGCTCAAGCGATCTGGTCTGTGTCGACTGATGGGTATGAAGATATTCAGGTATCTTGGGCTCAGAAAGGTACTTCCACGGGTTTTGATAGCCGCGTAATTGAGTACTCGGCGGATGGTGGTAATCAATGGACACATGTCGAGACACAATCGGGAACGTTGAGCGGTACCTGGGCAGCATACAGTTTGGATTTAAGCAGCATTACGCAAGTAGACAATAATGCGGACTTCCAATTCCGCATTACTTATGACGGTGCTACTGCGGATACTGGAAGAAACCGCTGGGACAATTTCTTCGTGCAGGGCGCGGTTGCGGCGATTCCAGAACCTGCATCATTGATGCTGATGGGCCTTGGCTCGCTTGCGCTTGTGAGACGTAAAAAGAAGTAA
- the metK gene encoding methionine adenosyltransferase — protein MESGHYLFTSESVSMGHPDKVSDAVSDAVLDSLLAVDPQARVACETLCTTGLVVVAGEVTVHNDKAVAALNNIEDTVRKTVKRIGYTDPRMKFDSESCAVLRTIHGQSDDISMGVTEGEGLHKEQGAGDQGLMFGFACKETEDLMPLAIDLSHKLMEKHVAVRESNKVKFLRPDAKSQVTVEYNKYNKPVRVDTVVISTQHGPEWNGDDKQAELRKEIIKHVIEPCMPKDLFDANDVTIHVNPTGQFEIGGPHGDTGLTGRKIIVDTYGGRGRHGGGAFSGKDPSKVDRSAAYMARYIAKNLVAADLCDVCEVQLSYAIGVPEPTSVCVDTYSSNKIPEDVIGQIVREVFPLTPGGIIKTLDLKKPIFEATAAHGHFGRKPGKNGEFSWEKLDKVAALKEAAAAKA, from the coding sequence TTGGAAAGCGGCCACTACCTGTTTACAAGCGAATCTGTGTCCATGGGACACCCAGACAAGGTTTCAGATGCTGTATCTGATGCGGTGTTGGATAGTTTGCTTGCTGTTGACCCACAGGCGCGTGTTGCTTGTGAAACACTATGTACAACGGGTTTGGTCGTAGTGGCTGGTGAAGTGACGGTTCACAACGATAAAGCTGTTGCGGCGCTGAACAATATTGAAGATACGGTTCGCAAGACCGTGAAGCGTATTGGTTACACGGATCCTCGCATGAAGTTTGACAGCGAGAGTTGTGCGGTGCTTCGCACGATCCACGGTCAGTCGGATGACATCAGCATGGGTGTGACTGAGGGCGAAGGTCTTCATAAAGAACAAGGTGCTGGCGACCAGGGTTTGATGTTTGGTTTTGCTTGTAAGGAAACTGAAGATCTGATGCCTTTGGCAATTGATCTTTCGCATAAATTGATGGAGAAACACGTTGCAGTTCGCGAAAGCAACAAGGTGAAGTTCTTGCGTCCAGATGCGAAAAGCCAGGTGACAGTTGAGTACAACAAATACAACAAGCCAGTGCGTGTTGATACGGTTGTGATCTCGACGCAACACGGCCCTGAGTGGAACGGCGATGACAAGCAGGCAGAGCTTCGGAAAGAAATTATTAAGCATGTGATTGAACCTTGCATGCCTAAGGATCTGTTCGATGCGAATGACGTAACGATTCACGTGAACCCAACGGGTCAGTTTGAAATTGGCGGGCCTCACGGTGATACCGGTTTGACAGGTCGTAAGATTATTGTTGATACGTACGGTGGTCGCGGTCGTCACGGCGGTGGCGCGTTCTCGGGTAAAGACCCGTCGAAGGTTGACCGTTCGGCAGCTTACATGGCGCGTTACATTGCAAAGAATCTGGTTGCTGCTGATTTGTGTGATGTTTGTGAAGTTCAGCTTTCATACGCGATCGGCGTACCTGAGCCCACATCGGTTTGTGTGGATACTTATAGCTCGAACAAGATTCCTGAAGATGTGATCGGTCAGATCGTTCGTGAAGTGTTCCCACTGACACCGGGCGGGATCATCAAGACTTTGGATCTGAAGAAGCCGATTTTCGAAGCGACGGCTGCTCATGGCCACTTTGGTCGCAAGCCAGGCAAGAACGGCGAATTCAGCTGGGAAAAACTGGATAAGGTTGCGGCTTTGAAAGAAGCAGCGGCAGCGAAAGCCTGA
- the ptsP gene encoding phosphoenolpyruvate--protein phosphotransferase produces MMQIKRGIPVSPGVAIFTAFVLDAEDQPVPRRLISLGKVDDEIVRLQKAVGDSISEIEGLREQTASTLGEELSKIFSFHVGVLADQALIKQIEQTITTTRVSAEYAVYVTLRKLASTFAAHDSQLVRKTVTDVRDLERRILKHLIGSNREELKNLRGAAIVVAHDLTPSQTVTLDKKKIKALVTDAGGRTSHTAILAHALGIPAIVGLEDITADVSTGDTIVVDGNRGLVVIEPDAAKLMEYRAEAKKMAQQAKILRELHDKPAVTKDGTEIGLQANIEFPEEIHHALSNGAVGIGLYRTEFLYLAAESVPTEQQQYETYVQAIQGLEGRPLTIRTLDLGADKVVEDLTPSSLWNERNPFLGCRSIRLCLQNLPLFKTQLRAILRASVEGPVKIMFPLISNVMELRQAKMILSDVKEDLEDQGIGYREDIPVGMMIEVPSAALQALTFAHEVDFFSIGTNDLIQYTVAVDRGNERIASLYSAAHPAVITLIKEVIRAAQRAKIDVSLCGEMASDPEFTMLLIGLGLRNFSITPPALPEIKQLIRSVSVDQCRRVARKVSGFDSNREVLNYLKGEAGKIMPEVVGGRSIGY; encoded by the coding sequence ATGATGCAGATCAAGAGAGGCATACCAGTTTCGCCAGGCGTCGCGATTTTTACGGCGTTTGTTCTGGATGCTGAGGATCAGCCTGTTCCGAGGCGGTTGATTTCACTGGGTAAGGTTGATGACGAGATTGTGCGGTTACAGAAGGCGGTGGGAGATTCGATTAGTGAGATTGAGGGATTGCGAGAGCAGACGGCGAGCACGTTAGGTGAGGAGCTGTCGAAGATTTTCAGTTTTCATGTGGGTGTGCTGGCAGATCAGGCGCTGATCAAGCAGATTGAGCAGACGATCACGACGACGCGCGTATCGGCGGAATATGCGGTTTATGTGACGCTGCGGAAGCTGGCGAGCACGTTTGCGGCACATGATAGTCAATTGGTACGTAAGACGGTGACGGACGTTCGAGACTTGGAACGCCGAATCTTGAAGCACTTGATCGGGAGCAATCGGGAAGAGCTGAAGAATCTGCGTGGCGCTGCGATTGTGGTGGCGCATGACTTGACGCCAAGCCAGACGGTGACGTTGGACAAAAAAAAGATTAAGGCGCTGGTGACGGATGCTGGGGGGCGGACGAGTCACACGGCGATTTTGGCGCATGCATTGGGGATTCCAGCGATTGTGGGCTTAGAGGATATCACGGCGGATGTGTCGACGGGTGACACGATTGTGGTGGATGGTAATCGTGGCTTGGTGGTGATTGAGCCTGATGCGGCGAAGCTGATGGAGTATCGCGCTGAGGCGAAGAAAATGGCTCAGCAGGCGAAAATTCTGCGAGAGCTGCATGATAAACCGGCAGTAACGAAGGATGGGACGGAGATTGGATTACAGGCGAATATTGAGTTCCCGGAGGAAATTCATCATGCGCTGAGTAATGGTGCGGTGGGGATTGGGTTGTATCGAACGGAATTTTTGTATCTAGCGGCTGAGAGTGTTCCTACGGAGCAGCAGCAGTATGAGACGTATGTCCAGGCGATTCAGGGGCTGGAGGGAAGGCCGCTGACGATACGTACGCTGGATTTGGGTGCGGATAAGGTGGTGGAGGATTTGACGCCATCGAGTTTGTGGAATGAGCGGAACCCGTTTTTGGGTTGTCGGTCGATCAGGCTTTGCTTGCAGAATTTACCGCTGTTTAAGACGCAGTTAAGGGCGATTTTGAGGGCGAGCGTTGAGGGGCCGGTGAAGATTATGTTCCCGTTGATCAGTAATGTGATGGAGTTGCGTCAGGCGAAGATGATTTTGTCTGATGTGAAGGAGGATTTGGAAGATCAGGGGATAGGGTATCGGGAAGACATTCCGGTGGGTATGATGATAGAGGTGCCGAGCGCGGCCTTGCAGGCGTTGACGTTTGCTCATGAGGTCGATTTTTTCAGTATTGGCACGAATGACTTGATTCAATACACGGTCGCAGTAGACCGTGGAAATGAGCGGATCGCGAGTTTGTACTCGGCTGCACATCCGGCGGTAATCACATTAATTAAGGAAGTGATCCGTGCGGCGCAGCGAGCGAAGATTGATGTCAGTCTTTGCGGCGAGATGGCGAGTGATCCGGAGTTCACGATGTTGTTGATTGGCTTGGGATTGAGGAATTTCTCGATCACGCCGCCAGCACTGCCAGAGATCAAACAGTTGATTAGATCGGTGAGTGTAGATCAATGCAGACGGGTTGCCCGGAAAGTAAGCGGGTTTGACTCGAATCGTGAGGTACTCAACTACCTTAAAGGTGAAGCAGGAAAAATTATGCCTGAAGTCGTCGGTGGACGTTCCATCGGATATTAG
- a CDS encoding Rne/Rng family ribonuclease: MSKSEMLINNVPGEECRIAIAVDGKLDEFYQERSSAESHVGNIYKGRVTNVEASIQAAFIDFGLERNGFLHISDLHPKYFPGKDKEEFEQVGSKTPRRDRPPIQKCLKRGQEITVQVLKEGIGTKGPTLTSYLSIPGRFIVMMPDMQRLGVSRKVEDEDARRSMKKILNDLKPPSGFGFIVRTAGIGQTKTDLKRDLAYLARLWKSIEKRKKAIKTVGELYAESDLVIRTIRDVFRNDISRILIDDVTAAKRARDFLAVSNPRTKTKVVYYNDLVPIYHRFGIEDQIDQINAREVPLPSGGALVFDQAEALVAIDVNSGKSRDAQDAESNAFNTNMEAVDEICRQLKLRDLGGLVVNDLIDMRESRHRRKIESRFRQNLKNDRARSRINPISQFGMLEMTRQRMRPSLKKSIYNECVHCAGTGHVKTAETVVLEVMRKLAMVMHHRKVAHLELVISPDVAFHLLNRKRAQLVSLERKHGKPVMVRVGGEQIDFLEIKAYDERKTPLNIENLMSGKQIPKPIDAAYIDLAIDEIPMVQEPEEALEGNEVEAEISQLVEENAAREAAAEEEEQKKRRRRRRGSRGGKKLHDESEDGEMAKEEQQEEQKDSRRRRGTDSRRRRSSDSSRQREGSDEGGNESGEKHERSSSRERSSDRRRSSDRDRERPSGRERSSSRERTSDRERSSERGRSSDRSRRRGGKDEKREDVKVEPRKAEDVAEQYKAAKSDEKKSSTRKKTVRKKRATTSKKKSVRTSSVDKPRKVSPEQVGNVLEEAREVKAEVNGNVADHLAEEKKPIRKKRYTTRRVSSDDVAGHQAAPKPRTKVRKKRASTSRAETGNQTSNADAGNEKKVEGRTGSKVVRRKKRSSKSVKKVETKSVTSSGYSNRMLKK; the protein is encoded by the coding sequence GTGTCAAAATCAGAAATGTTGATTAATAATGTTCCCGGCGAAGAATGCAGGATTGCAATCGCTGTGGACGGGAAGCTGGACGAGTTCTATCAGGAAAGGTCTAGCGCCGAGTCGCATGTCGGTAATATTTACAAAGGACGTGTGACGAATGTAGAGGCTTCGATTCAGGCTGCATTTATCGATTTCGGTCTGGAAAGAAACGGGTTTTTGCATATCTCGGATCTTCATCCGAAGTATTTTCCAGGAAAAGATAAAGAAGAATTTGAACAGGTAGGAAGTAAGACGCCACGGCGTGATCGTCCGCCTATTCAGAAGTGCTTGAAGCGTGGACAAGAGATCACGGTACAGGTTCTGAAGGAAGGGATTGGGACGAAGGGCCCTACCCTGACGAGTTATCTGTCGATCCCGGGTCGGTTTATTGTGATGATGCCTGACATGCAAAGGTTGGGCGTGTCACGGAAGGTGGAGGATGAAGATGCGCGTCGTTCGATGAAGAAGATTTTGAATGATCTTAAGCCGCCATCCGGTTTTGGATTCATTGTTCGTACGGCGGGGATTGGGCAAACAAAGACAGATTTGAAGCGGGACCTTGCGTATCTTGCGCGGCTATGGAAGTCGATCGAGAAACGTAAGAAGGCGATCAAGACGGTGGGCGAATTGTATGCAGAATCGGACTTGGTCATCAGGACGATTCGTGATGTGTTCCGTAATGACATTAGTCGGATTTTGATTGATGATGTAACGGCGGCGAAGCGTGCAAGGGACTTCTTGGCGGTGTCGAACCCGCGAACAAAAACGAAAGTTGTTTACTACAACGATCTGGTCCCGATCTACCACCGGTTTGGGATTGAAGATCAGATTGATCAGATCAATGCGAGAGAAGTGCCGCTGCCATCGGGTGGCGCGTTGGTGTTTGACCAGGCTGAGGCATTGGTTGCGATTGATGTGAACTCGGGCAAGAGTCGTGATGCACAAGATGCGGAATCGAATGCGTTTAATACGAACATGGAAGCTGTGGATGAGATTTGTCGACAGTTGAAGTTGCGCGACCTTGGCGGGTTGGTGGTTAATGACCTGATTGATATGCGTGAATCGCGGCATCGTCGCAAGATCGAGTCACGGTTCCGTCAGAATTTAAAGAACGACCGTGCGCGGTCGCGGATCAATCCGATCAGTCAGTTTGGGATGCTGGAGATGACGCGTCAGCGGATGCGGCCGTCGTTGAAGAAGTCGATTTACAATGAATGTGTTCATTGTGCGGGGACGGGTCATGTGAAGACGGCGGAGACGGTGGTGCTTGAGGTGATGCGTAAGCTGGCGATGGTGATGCATCATCGTAAGGTTGCGCATTTGGAGCTGGTGATCAGCCCGGATGTTGCGTTCCATTTGTTAAACCGGAAGCGTGCGCAGTTGGTGAGTTTGGAGCGTAAGCATGGCAAGCCGGTGATGGTGCGCGTGGGCGGTGAACAGATTGATTTCCTTGAAATTAAGGCTTATGACGAGCGAAAGACGCCGCTGAATATTGAGAATTTGATGAGCGGCAAGCAGATTCCGAAGCCGATTGATGCTGCGTATATTGATTTGGCGATTGACGAAATTCCTATGGTTCAGGAACCGGAAGAAGCGTTGGAAGGAAACGAAGTTGAGGCTGAGATCAGTCAGCTCGTCGAAGAAAATGCGGCGCGTGAAGCAGCGGCAGAGGAAGAAGAACAGAAGAAGCGTCGCAGAAGACGGCGTGGAAGCCGTGGTGGTAAGAAGCTGCATGACGAATCTGAAGATGGGGAGATGGCTAAAGAAGAGCAACAAGAAGAACAGAAAGATTCACGTCGCCGCCGGGGTACGGATAGTCGAAGGCGTCGTAGTTCGGATAGTTCAAGACAGCGAGAAGGCTCGGATGAGGGCGGGAATGAATCAGGTGAGAAGCATGAACGTTCTTCGAGCCGCGAACGATCATCGGATCGTCGACGGTCATCGGATCGTGATCGTGAACGACCATCTGGGCGTGAGAGATCGTCAAGCCGCGAGCGGACTTCGGATCGTGAAAGATCTTCTGAACGTGGGCGATCATCGGATCGCAGCAGGCGTAGAGGTGGTAAGGATGAGAAGCGTGAAGATGTGAAGGTTGAACCGCGGAAAGCTGAGGATGTTGCTGAACAGTATAAAGCGGCGAAATCGGATGAGAAGAAAAGTAGTACACGCAAGAAAACCGTGAGGAAGAAACGTGCGACGACTTCGAAGAAGAAGTCAGTACGAACATCGAGCGTTGATAAGCCGCGTAAGGTTTCACCGGAACAGGTTGGCAATGTTCTGGAAGAAGCTCGGGAAGTTAAAGCTGAAGTGAATGGCAATGTTGCGGATCATTTGGCTGAAGAGAAGAAGCCGATTCGCAAGAAACGTTATACCACACGTCGTGTAAGTAGTGACGATGTGGCGGGCCATCAAGCAGCACCGAAACCCAGGACGAAAGTTCGTAAGAAGCGTGCTTCGACAAGCCGCGCGGAAACGGGCAATCAGACTAGCAATGCTGATGCTGGGAATGAAAAGAAGGTTGAAGGACGTACGGGAAGTAAGGTTGTGCGTCGCAAGAAGCGTTCGAGTAAGAGCGTGAAGAAAGTCGAAACAAAAAGCGTTACGAGCAGCGGCTACAGTAACAGGATGCTGAAGAAGTAA